Proteins from a single region of Paraburkholderia sp. PGU19:
- a CDS encoding helix-turn-helix domain-containing protein produces the protein MRPKRLDSKSGCAVEMTLSVIGGLWKPVILFHLMHEKKRFMELTRLLPNTTQRMLTLQLRELEADGIVARHVYPQVPPKVEYELTPFGETLAPVLISLREWGESYQARRASDAAPVEEVSKTTGTRRRRTNVAGQAA, from the coding sequence ATGCGACCCAAACGCCTGGACAGCAAGAGCGGCTGCGCCGTCGAAATGACGCTTTCGGTAATCGGCGGCTTGTGGAAGCCGGTGATCCTGTTTCACCTGATGCACGAAAAGAAGCGCTTCATGGAGCTGACACGGCTGCTGCCGAACACGACGCAACGCATGCTGACGCTGCAATTGCGCGAACTGGAGGCGGACGGCATCGTGGCGCGCCATGTCTATCCGCAGGTTCCGCCGAAGGTCGAATACGAATTGACGCCGTTCGGCGAGACGCTCGCCCCGGTGCTGATCAGCCTCAGGGAATGGGGCGAGTCCTATCAGGCGCGGCGGGCGAGCGATGCCGCGCCCGTCGAGGAAGTGTCGAAGACAACGGGGACGCGGCGGCGTCGTACGAATGTGGCCGGGCAAGCTGCGTGA
- a CDS encoding NAD(P)-dependent alcohol dehydrogenase, producing the protein MKAITLRQPAGLDNLVRVELADPGAPAPGEIRVRIHASSLNFHDLGVVTGRMRTDDGRIPMSDGAGVVEAIGEGVTEFAVGDAVVSTFFPYWLDGGPTLADFSTTPGDGVDGYARESVVRPAQWFTHAPRGYTHAEAATLTTAGLTAWRALVVDYALKAGDTVLVQGTGGVSIFALQFAKQMGATVIATSSSDEKLAKASALGADHLINYRRDTDWAAKVLDITNGRGVDNVVEVGGPDTLGQSIQACRIGGHIALIGVLTGLAGQVPTAELMRRQQKLQGLIVGSRRHQIDMIRAIDANGIKPVIDSTFALGEIADAFRHQAAGKHFGKVCLAV; encoded by the coding sequence ATGAAAGCCATTACCTTGCGCCAGCCCGCCGGACTGGACAATCTCGTACGCGTGGAGCTTGCCGATCCCGGCGCGCCGGCGCCCGGCGAAATCCGCGTGCGCATCCACGCAAGTTCGCTCAACTTCCATGACCTGGGTGTCGTCACGGGACGCATGCGCACGGATGACGGCCGCATTCCGATGTCCGATGGCGCGGGCGTCGTCGAAGCGATCGGCGAGGGTGTGACGGAATTCGCGGTCGGCGATGCCGTCGTATCGACATTCTTTCCGTACTGGCTCGACGGCGGCCCGACGCTCGCCGACTTTTCGACCACACCGGGCGACGGCGTCGACGGCTACGCTCGCGAGAGCGTCGTGCGCCCCGCGCAATGGTTCACGCACGCGCCGCGCGGTTACACCCACGCAGAGGCTGCGACGTTGACCACGGCAGGCCTGACCGCGTGGCGCGCGCTCGTCGTCGACTACGCGCTGAAGGCGGGCGACACTGTGCTCGTTCAGGGCACGGGCGGCGTCTCGATCTTCGCGCTGCAGTTCGCGAAGCAGATGGGCGCGACGGTGATCGCGACGTCGTCATCCGACGAGAAACTGGCGAAGGCCAGCGCGCTCGGCGCCGATCACCTGATCAACTACAGGCGCGATACCGACTGGGCCGCGAAGGTACTCGATATCACGAACGGCCGTGGTGTCGACAACGTGGTCGAAGTGGGCGGTCCGGACACGCTAGGGCAGTCGATCCAGGCTTGCCGGATCGGTGGTCACATCGCATTGATCGGTGTGTTGACGGGACTGGCTGGGCAGGTGCCGACGGCTGAACTGATGCGTCGTCAGCAGAAGCTGCAGGGACTGATTGTCGGCAGCCGGAGGCATCAGATCGACATGATCCGCGCGATCGACGCAAACGGAATCAAGCCGGTGATCGACAGCACGTTCGCGCTCGGCGAGATCGCCGACGCGTTCCGCCATCAGGCGGCGGGCAAGCATTTCGGCAAGGTTTGTCTGGCGGTTTGA
- a CDS encoding MarR family transcriptional regulator has translation MPTRHDNPEALSKFTGSLVRRAQQRHVAVWLSEVSAEVTSVQYAALEILHKTPGVNQRQLGDELDVDRSTIADLVARMVRNGLIERSDDPVDKRSYVLFLTADGKKQLATLRPRVEEVERILTARLTQRECLELRRLLLALLPPQE, from the coding sequence TTGCCGACCAGACACGACAACCCAGAAGCGCTCTCGAAATTTACGGGCAGTCTCGTACGCCGCGCCCAGCAGCGCCACGTAGCGGTATGGCTCAGCGAAGTCTCCGCCGAGGTCACGAGCGTCCAGTATGCGGCGCTCGAGATCTTACATAAGACACCCGGCGTCAATCAGCGGCAACTCGGCGATGAACTCGACGTGGACCGTTCGACGATCGCCGATCTCGTCGCGCGCATGGTGCGCAACGGCCTGATCGAACGGTCCGACGACCCCGTCGACAAGCGCAGTTATGTGCTGTTTCTCACTGCGGACGGCAAGAAGCAGCTTGCGACCTTGCGTCCGCGTGTCGAGGAAGTCGAGCGCATTCTCACGGCAAGGCTGACGCAGCGGGAATGTCTGGAGTTACGGCGACTGCTTCTGGCGCTGTTGCCGCCGCAGGAATAG
- a CDS encoding FAD-binding monooxygenase gives MQFHLNGFRVGDPTIEPAADGAPHVEMPDTVDVLIVGSGPAGLVLAAQLSQFPTIRTRVVERRSGPLQMGQADGVACRTVEMFNAFGLSDRLQREAYWVNETVFWRPDAQDRGAIKRTGRVQDTETGMSEFPHVIVNQARVQDYLLDVMRRSAQRLEPDYDLELVDVQRDETGDYPVHVTLRRTDEARLGEEITVRARYVVGCDGARSRVRTAIGQTLRGDAANHAWGVMDALAVTDFPDIRLKAAIQSASKGNLLIIPREGGYLVRFYVDLGEVTPENRDSLKQTTVEHIIETAQHILHPYTLDAKEVAWFSVYEVGQRLTDRFDDAIAADGTSRDPRVFIAGDACHTHSAKAGQGMNVSMQDGFNLGWKLGAVLQGRSDVDLLRTYSDERQPIAQELIDFDKEWSAMMAAPPKDPNRPEAGGVDPAELQAYFVRAGRYTAGVATHYRPGVLTGEAAHQALASGFVIGTRFHSSPVVRVADAKPVHLGHAASADGRWRLYAFADAKRTALDALCEHLATSPDSVLRLVTPEDADVDSVFDLRAVLQQPHREVRLDDLPALLLPRKGRYGLIDYEKTFTCDAATDIFDARGIDRERGALVVVRPDQYVAHVLPLDAYAELKAFFQPIFRMR, from the coding sequence ATGCAATTTCATCTCAACGGTTTCCGCGTCGGCGATCCGACCATCGAACCGGCTGCCGACGGCGCACCTCACGTCGAGATGCCCGATACGGTCGACGTGCTGATCGTCGGAAGCGGTCCTGCGGGACTCGTGCTGGCAGCACAACTGTCGCAATTCCCGACCATCCGCACGCGCGTCGTCGAGCGGCGCTCAGGACCGTTGCAGATGGGACAGGCAGACGGTGTCGCGTGCCGGACTGTCGAGATGTTCAATGCATTTGGTCTCAGCGACCGCTTGCAGCGAGAAGCCTATTGGGTCAACGAAACCGTGTTCTGGCGTCCCGATGCGCAGGATCGTGGCGCGATCAAGCGTACCGGCCGTGTTCAGGATACCGAAACAGGTATGTCGGAGTTTCCGCATGTGATCGTCAATCAGGCGCGCGTGCAGGACTATCTGCTCGATGTGATGCGTCGCTCCGCGCAACGGCTCGAACCGGACTACGATCTGGAACTGGTCGACGTACAACGCGACGAGACGGGCGATTACCCCGTGCACGTGACGTTGCGCCGCACAGATGAAGCGCGGCTGGGTGAGGAAATCACTGTGCGTGCGCGCTATGTCGTCGGTTGCGACGGCGCCCGCAGCCGCGTGCGTACGGCCATCGGACAAACGCTGCGCGGCGATGCCGCCAATCATGCGTGGGGCGTGATGGACGCGCTCGCGGTCACGGACTTTCCGGACATCCGCCTGAAAGCCGCTATTCAGTCCGCGAGCAAGGGCAACCTGCTCATCATTCCGCGCGAAGGCGGATACCTGGTGCGCTTCTACGTCGATCTGGGCGAGGTCACGCCCGAGAATCGCGACAGCCTCAAACAGACCACCGTCGAGCACATCATCGAGACGGCTCAGCATATCCTGCATCCTTATACACTCGATGCAAAGGAAGTCGCGTGGTTCTCCGTGTATGAAGTGGGACAGCGCCTGACCGACCGCTTCGACGACGCCATCGCCGCCGACGGCACGTCTCGCGACCCACGCGTGTTCATCGCCGGCGACGCCTGTCATACGCATAGCGCGAAGGCCGGCCAGGGCATGAACGTATCGATGCAGGACGGCTTCAATCTCGGCTGGAAACTCGGCGCGGTGCTTCAGGGGCGCAGCGACGTCGATCTGTTGCGTACGTATTCCGATGAACGTCAGCCGATCGCGCAGGAGTTGATCGACTTCGACAAGGAATGGTCGGCGATGATGGCCGCGCCGCCGAAAGATCCCAACCGGCCCGAGGCTGGCGGCGTCGATCCGGCTGAACTGCAAGCCTATTTCGTTCGCGCGGGCCGATATACGGCGGGGGTCGCAACGCATTACCGGCCGGGTGTGCTCACAGGCGAAGCGGCGCATCAGGCGCTCGCCAGCGGCTTCGTGATCGGCACGCGTTTTCATTCATCGCCCGTCGTTCGTGTCGCCGATGCAAAGCCTGTCCATCTCGGGCACGCGGCATCCGCGGACGGCCGCTGGCGCCTGTACGCGTTCGCGGATGCGAAACGGACTGCGCTCGATGCGCTGTGCGAGCATCTCGCTACATCGCCCGATTCTGTCTTGCGGCTCGTCACGCCAGAGGATGCCGACGTGGATAGCGTGTTCGATCTCCGCGCGGTGCTGCAACAGCCGCATCGCGAAGTGCGTCTCGACGACCTGCCCGCCTTGTTGCTGCCGCGCAAGGGACGCTACGGCCTCATCGACTACGAGAAAACATTTACGTGCGACGCAGCGACTGATATCTTCGACGCGCGCGGCATCGACCGCGAACGGGGCGCGCTCGTCGTGGTCCGTCCGGATCAATACGTCGCGCATGTTCTTCCACTCGATGCATACGCGGAACTAAAGGCCTTTTTCCAGCCGATATTCCGTATGCGCTAA
- the rbsK gene encoding ribokinase, translating into MARVVVVGSINMDMVVVTNTFPRLGETLFGTGFSTSPGGKGANQAVAAARLGAQVTMVGRVGADAFGEDMKATLVREGVDVRYVTTARQATGIASITLTGGDNAIVVVPGANSELLPEDIDRAADAFVQADVVLAQLEVPYGTVLHAARRARELNKPFFLNPAPAVALSDELLDLVTLLTPNQHELATALQTSEAQWADELARRPGQIAMTRGKDGVCYADSDGKLVHQSGFAVNAVDTTGAGDTFNGALAAFWRLGIAEAVRRANAAAALSVTRAGAQGGMPTLAELDTFLEAQS; encoded by the coding sequence ATGGCGCGCGTAGTTGTGGTGGGCAGCATCAACATGGATATGGTGGTCGTCACCAACACGTTTCCCCGTCTGGGCGAGACGCTGTTCGGCACGGGCTTTTCGACGAGTCCTGGCGGCAAAGGCGCGAATCAGGCCGTCGCGGCGGCGCGCCTTGGCGCGCAGGTGACGATGGTTGGCCGGGTAGGCGCGGACGCCTTCGGTGAAGACATGAAGGCAACGCTCGTACGCGAAGGCGTGGACGTGCGCTACGTCACCACCGCGCGCCAGGCGACGGGTATCGCCTCGATCACGCTGACGGGCGGCGATAACGCGATCGTCGTCGTGCCGGGCGCCAACTCTGAGCTATTGCCCGAAGATATCGACCGCGCCGCCGATGCATTCGTGCAGGCCGACGTCGTGCTGGCCCAACTCGAGGTGCCGTACGGGACGGTCCTGCACGCGGCACGCCGCGCCCGCGAACTCAACAAGCCGTTCTTTCTGAATCCGGCTCCCGCCGTCGCGCTCAGCGACGAACTCCTGGATCTCGTCACGCTGCTGACGCCCAACCAGCATGAACTCGCGACTGCCTTGCAAACGAGTGAAGCGCAGTGGGCCGACGAACTCGCGCGGCGTCCCGGCCAGATCGCGATGACACGTGGCAAGGATGGCGTGTGCTACGCAGACTCGGATGGCAAACTCGTGCACCAATCCGGCTTCGCGGTGAATGCGGTCGACACGACGGGCGCCGGCGACACGTTCAACGGCGCCCTCGCGGCCTTCTGGCGTCTCGGGATCGCCGAGGCAGTACGCCGCGCCAATGCAGCGGCAGCGCTCTCTGTCACGCGCGCAGGCGCGCAAGGCGGCATGCCGACGCTCGCCGAACTGGACACATTTCTCGAAGCTCAATCATGA
- the rbsD gene encoding D-ribose pyranase translates to MKKLGHLNRDIARVLASMGHTDSLVIADCGLPIPEGVECIDVSLALNVPGFFDVLDSVLADFKVERAVFASESAEHNAAVVERIAQMTASEIEVEQVPHEAFKQRSREAKAIIRTGECSPYANVILHSGVIF, encoded by the coding sequence ATGAAAAAGCTTGGACATCTGAATCGCGACATCGCGCGCGTGCTGGCATCGATGGGCCACACCGACAGCCTCGTGATCGCCGACTGCGGCCTGCCGATTCCCGAAGGCGTGGAGTGTATCGACGTATCGCTTGCCCTCAACGTGCCGGGCTTTTTCGATGTGCTCGACAGTGTGCTCGCCGATTTCAAGGTCGAACGCGCGGTGTTTGCGAGCGAGAGCGCCGAACACAACGCCGCTGTCGTCGAGCGCATTGCACAGATGACGGCCAGCGAGATCGAAGTCGAACAGGTGCCGCACGAGGCGTTCAAGCAGCGCTCGCGCGAGGCGAAAGCCATCATCCGCACGGGCGAGTGCAGTCCTTACGCGAATGTGATTTTGCATTCCGGCGTCATCTTCTGA
- a CDS encoding sugar ABC transporter ATP-binding protein, which translates to MEVLMQGIGKAFGPVRVLEGVDFHISAGEIHALMGENGAGKSTLMKILCGVYQADAGKILIDGRAAQIRNTVEAEHAGIAIIHQELNLIPQLTVMENLFLGREPSRFGIVDNAKMRCEARKWLDMVGARDIDPQTEAGQLSIGRQQLVEIAKALSLDARVVVMDEPTAALTNREIDTLFEIMLSLKARGVAIVYVSHRMEEIFRICDKISVLRDGHFVGERAIRDTSFDEIVRLMVGRELGERFPKRQHKPGAVRLQVKGLADHGNISGVSFDVRAGEVLGIAGLMGAGRSEILRTLFGANRKTAGTVTLDGKPLNVRDASGAIAAGIGFVTEDRKGQGLVLGMSVRENATLVHLDSYARLGFVDSKAERQAVDGLIEQLRVRTRDAELDVKSLSGGNQQKVVFAKWLARPPKVLLLDEPTRGVDVGGKAEIYTIINQLAERGVAIVMVSSELPEVLAMSDRILVMHQGRQSGLFDAEGATQELIMTAAAGGNATPVSVAA; encoded by the coding sequence ATGGAAGTGTTGATGCAGGGCATCGGCAAGGCCTTCGGACCGGTACGCGTGCTCGAGGGCGTCGATTTTCACATCAGTGCAGGCGAAATCCACGCGCTGATGGGTGAAAACGGCGCCGGCAAATCGACGCTAATGAAGATTCTGTGCGGGGTCTATCAAGCCGACGCAGGCAAGATCCTGATCGACGGCCGCGCCGCGCAGATTCGCAACACGGTCGAGGCCGAACATGCCGGCATCGCGATCATCCACCAGGAACTGAACCTCATCCCGCAACTGACGGTGATGGAGAACCTCTTTCTGGGCCGCGAACCGAGCCGGTTCGGGATCGTCGACAACGCGAAGATGCGCTGCGAGGCACGCAAGTGGCTCGACATGGTTGGCGCGCGCGACATCGACCCGCAGACGGAAGCGGGGCAACTTTCCATCGGCCGCCAGCAACTCGTCGAAATCGCAAAGGCGCTTTCACTGGATGCGCGCGTCGTCGTGATGGATGAGCCGACGGCCGCGCTCACCAATCGCGAGATCGACACGCTGTTCGAGATCATGCTGTCGCTGAAGGCGCGCGGCGTTGCAATCGTCTATGTCTCGCACCGGATGGAAGAGATCTTCCGGATCTGCGACAAGATCAGCGTCCTGCGCGATGGTCACTTCGTCGGCGAACGCGCGATCAGGGACACGAGTTTCGATGAGATCGTCAGGCTGATGGTGGGGCGCGAACTCGGCGAGCGTTTCCCGAAGCGGCAGCACAAGCCGGGCGCGGTCCGCTTGCAGGTCAAAGGTCTCGCGGATCACGGCAACATCTCGGGCGTTTCGTTCGATGTACGTGCGGGCGAAGTGCTCGGCATCGCCGGACTGATGGGGGCGGGGCGCAGCGAAATTCTCAGAACGCTGTTCGGCGCCAACCGGAAAACGGCGGGAACGGTCACGCTGGATGGCAAGCCGCTCAACGTTCGCGATGCATCCGGCGCCATTGCGGCGGGCATCGGCTTCGTCACGGAAGATCGCAAAGGGCAGGGGCTCGTGCTGGGTATGTCCGTGCGGGAGAACGCGACGCTTGTTCATCTCGACAGCTATGCAAGGCTCGGATTCGTCGACAGCAAGGCCGAGCGCCAGGCGGTCGATGGTTTGATCGAGCAGTTGCGCGTGCGCACGCGGGACGCGGAGCTGGACGTGAAGTCGCTGTCGGGCGGCAATCAGCAGAAGGTGGTCTTCGCCAAGTGGCTTGCGCGACCGCCCAAGGTACTGTTGCTGGACGAGCCGACGCGCGGCGTCGACGTGGGCGGCAAGGCCGAAATCTACACGATCATCAATCAGCTGGCGGAGCGGGGCGTCGCAATCGTCATGGTGTCGTCGGAGCTTCCCGAGGTGCTCGCGATGAGCGACCGGATTCTCGTCATGCATCAGGGCCGCCAGAGCGGCCTGTTCGATGCAGAGGGCGCGACGCAGGAACTCATCATGACGGCAGCGGCGGGCGGCAACGCGACGCCTGTTTCGGTTGCTGCATAG
- the rbsC gene encoding ribose ABC transporter permease (functions to transport ribose at high affinity; forms a complex with RbsA2C2B), producing MAQLSITPTNRATLQKLGPFIALLVIAVGLSIVSHNFLTVDNLLNVMRQASINALIAFGMTLVILLGGIDLSAGSVLALSSVIIASLLTSGMPAGLATLAGLVAGGLMGLVNGLVISKGKVAPFIATLGSMTVLRGLALVLSNGSPLSSFNSDFFSLLGGGYIARLVPIPVVLMLVMFAIFWVLLRKTVFGRHIYATGGNAESAKLSGVKVDRIQLYVYTISGVMAALAGVVLTSRLNSAQPTAGTGYELDAIAAVVLGGTSLTGGRGWIFGTLVGALLIGVLNNGLNLLDVSSFYQQVIKGGVILLAVLIDRGNKKA from the coding sequence ATGGCGCAACTGAGTATCACACCGACCAACCGCGCGACGCTGCAGAAGCTTGGGCCGTTCATTGCCCTGCTTGTCATTGCGGTGGGACTCTCTATCGTCAGTCACAATTTTCTGACCGTCGACAATCTGCTGAACGTGATGCGTCAGGCGTCGATCAATGCGCTGATCGCGTTCGGCATGACGCTGGTGATTCTGCTGGGCGGCATCGACCTCTCTGCGGGCTCGGTGCTGGCGCTGTCTTCCGTCATCATCGCGAGTCTTCTGACGTCGGGTATGCCGGCCGGTCTTGCGACGCTCGCCGGACTTGTTGCAGGCGGCCTGATGGGACTCGTGAACGGGCTCGTGATCAGCAAAGGCAAAGTCGCGCCGTTTATCGCGACGCTTGGGTCGATGACGGTACTTCGCGGACTGGCATTGGTCCTGTCGAACGGAAGTCCGCTCAGCAGCTTCAACAGTGACTTCTTTTCGCTGCTCGGCGGCGGCTACATCGCCCGCCTCGTGCCGATTCCCGTCGTGCTCATGCTCGTTATGTTCGCGATCTTCTGGGTGCTGCTGCGTAAGACCGTGTTCGGCCGCCACATCTATGCGACGGGCGGCAACGCTGAATCGGCAAAGCTCTCGGGCGTGAAGGTCGATCGCATTCAGCTCTATGTGTACACGATCTCAGGCGTCATGGCGGCGCTCGCGGGCGTCGTGCTGACCTCGCGTCTGAACTCCGCGCAGCCGACGGCAGGCACCGGCTATGAACTCGACGCCATCGCCGCCGTCGTGCTCGGTGGAACGAGTCTGACGGGCGGACGCGGCTGGATTTTCGGCACGCTCGTTGGCGCATTGCTGATCGGCGTTCTGAACAACGGCCTGAATCTGCTCGATGTGTCGTCTTTCTATCAGCAGGTCATCAAGGGCGGCGTGATCCTGCTCGCCGTGCTGATCGATCGTGGCAACAAGAAGGCGTGA
- the rbsB gene encoding ribose ABC transporter substrate-binding protein RbsB, which translates to MQKPVSPRFSKLFAALCASTLMAGLVACSKEGPATSADAGASAASAPAANGAITVGLSISTLNNPFFVSLRKGAEDEAAKDGVTLITVDAQNDPAKQQASVEDLIEKKVSVILINPTDSSAVANVVKEATSKGIKVISLDRSVNGADVSSHIASDNKAGGKMAAEFLADKLGGKGNIVELQGIPGSSAANERGAGFDDEVTAKGGVKIATKQPADFDRAKGLSVMENIIQGNKDIQGVFAQNDEMALGAVKALQAAGLKNVAVVGFDATSDAITAVKGGQMSATVQQQPELIGQYGVQTAKKLVDGQSVDKFIPVPLNLYKQ; encoded by the coding sequence ATGCAGAAACCCGTTTCGCCGCGATTCTCGAAGCTTTTCGCCGCGCTGTGCGCAAGCACGCTGATGGCTGGTCTGGTTGCGTGCTCGAAGGAGGGGCCGGCGACGTCGGCGGACGCGGGAGCCAGTGCAGCATCGGCGCCCGCTGCAAACGGCGCGATCACGGTCGGGCTGTCGATTTCGACGCTGAACAATCCGTTTTTCGTCTCGCTGCGTAAGGGGGCCGAAGACGAAGCGGCAAAAGACGGCGTGACGCTGATCACCGTCGATGCGCAGAACGATCCCGCGAAACAGCAGGCGAGCGTTGAAGACCTGATCGAAAAGAAAGTCAGCGTCATCCTGATCAACCCGACCGATTCGTCGGCCGTGGCGAACGTCGTCAAGGAAGCGACCAGCAAGGGCATCAAGGTCATCTCGCTCGACCGGAGCGTGAACGGCGCGGATGTCAGCTCGCACATCGCGTCGGACAACAAGGCCGGCGGCAAGATGGCGGCCGAGTTCCTCGCGGACAAGCTGGGCGGCAAGGGTAATATCGTCGAGCTTCAGGGCATTCCTGGCTCGTCGGCGGCCAATGAGCGTGGCGCGGGCTTCGACGACGAAGTGACGGCGAAGGGCGGCGTGAAGATCGCGACGAAACAGCCTGCCGACTTCGACCGTGCGAAGGGTCTCTCGGTGATGGAGAACATCATCCAGGGCAACAAGGACATTCAGGGCGTGTTCGCACAGAACGACGAGATGGCGCTGGGCGCAGTGAAGGCGTTGCAGGCGGCGGGTCTGAAGAACGTGGCGGTGGTTGGCTTCGATGCGACCAGCGACGCCATCACGGCAGTCAAGGGCGGCCAGATGTCGGCGACGGTGCAGCAGCAGCCGGAGCTGATTGGCCAATACGGTGTGCAGACGGCGAAAAAGCTGGTCGATGGCCAGTCGGTCGACAAGTTCATCCCGGTGCCGCTGAACCTCTACAAGCAGTAA
- a CDS encoding substrate-binding domain-containing protein, whose translation MTQFERLTIDDIARLAKVSRTTASMVLNGYAERYRISAATVERVLQVAKDHHFTPSQSARALRTRRSNTIGLVIPDLTNSAHAALAQAMEWQCRERYQYQLVLVTSDENPVRETEGIAHLVSHQVDGLIVVPCTGDAKRYEKWMKRLPLVFADRRVESSSIPYVVTDAVETVATLVGESIASGAREVVYLGGQPELSASRDRLAGYRQALRQHGLEEQPDWVFERDYQRESGYELMKSWFAEHQRYPQALFAGSITLLEGVLQFMNDAHQLAQAPGQLMTFDDHKLLDCLPFKIDAIIQDSAQLAEHSLRCVFSLLEGDGAPDSRLVPARIRYRRSGG comes from the coding sequence GTGACTCAGTTCGAGCGTCTGACCATCGACGACATTGCCCGCCTCGCGAAGGTTTCCCGTACTACCGCCAGCATGGTGCTCAACGGCTATGCCGAGCGCTACCGGATATCTGCGGCGACCGTCGAACGTGTATTGCAGGTCGCAAAGGACCATCACTTCACGCCTTCGCAGTCGGCGCGGGCGTTGCGCACCCGTCGCAGCAATACGATCGGTCTGGTGATTCCCGACTTGACCAACTCTGCGCACGCGGCGCTGGCACAGGCGATGGAATGGCAGTGTCGCGAACGCTATCAATATCAGCTCGTTCTTGTCACCAGCGATGAAAACCCGGTACGCGAGACGGAGGGGATCGCGCATCTCGTGTCTCATCAGGTCGATGGTCTGATCGTGGTGCCGTGCACGGGGGATGCGAAGCGCTATGAGAAATGGATGAAGCGTCTGCCGCTCGTGTTTGCCGATCGTCGCGTCGAGTCGAGCAGTATTCCGTACGTCGTCACCGATGCGGTTGAAACGGTAGCAACGCTGGTGGGCGAGAGCATTGCGAGTGGCGCGCGTGAGGTCGTCTATCTCGGCGGTCAACCGGAGTTGTCCGCAAGCCGCGATCGTCTGGCGGGATACCGGCAGGCGCTTCGCCAGCATGGTCTCGAAGAGCAACCGGACTGGGTGTTCGAGCGAGACTACCAGCGTGAATCGGGTTACGAGCTGATGAAGTCATGGTTCGCTGAACACCAGCGATATCCGCAAGCGCTGTTTGCAGGCTCGATTACGTTGCTCGAAGGCGTTCTGCAGTTTATGAACGATGCGCATCAACTGGCGCAGGCGCCAGGCCAACTGATGACGTTCGATGACCATAAGCTGCTCGACTGTTTGCCTTTCAAGATCGACGCGATTATCCAGGACAGCGCGCAACTGGCTGAGCACAGTCTGCGTTGCGTGTTTTCTTTGCTTGAGGGTGACGGCGCGCCGGACTCGCGGCTGGTGCCGGCGCGGATTCGATATCGTAGGTCGGGTGGATGA
- a CDS encoding STAS domain-containing protein, whose amino-acid sequence MNNFTGKTLAGFLNGRELLDNWLDQHLSVSLRRGLTTEAEMRSQFASFMEVFLDTLRSSDTLDANRPEWAPVRARLGEISEQRTRQGFTPVETAAFVFSLKHPLYTQLCVAFGDDMGALADANWSINLLLDALGLYTTEVFQRSREATIARQREELLELSTPVVELWEGILALPLVGTLDSARTQVVMESLLQRIVETGAAVAIIDITGVPTVDTLVAQHLMKTVAAARLMGTDCIISGIRPQIALTVVHLGVDLCGITTRASLSDAFIVALRIAQAASPGIKAHNA is encoded by the coding sequence ATGAACAACTTCACCGGCAAGACGCTGGCGGGCTTCCTGAACGGACGGGAATTGCTCGATAACTGGTTGGACCAGCATCTTTCAGTTTCGTTGAGGCGAGGCCTCACGACAGAAGCCGAGATGCGCAGTCAGTTCGCCAGCTTCATGGAAGTATTTCTCGACACGCTAAGATCGAGCGACACGCTTGACGCAAACCGTCCCGAGTGGGCGCCCGTGCGTGCGCGGCTGGGCGAGATATCGGAGCAGCGCACGAGGCAAGGCTTCACGCCCGTCGAAACCGCGGCGTTCGTGTTTTCGCTGAAGCATCCGCTCTATACGCAATTATGCGTGGCGTTCGGCGATGACATGGGTGCGCTTGCGGACGCCAACTGGTCCATCAATCTGCTGCTGGATGCACTGGGCCTCTACACGACAGAAGTCTTCCAGCGCAGCCGTGAAGCAACCATTGCCCGGCAACGCGAAGAACTGCTCGAACTGTCGACTCCCGTCGTCGAACTGTGGGAAGGTATCCTCGCGCTGCCGCTCGTCGGCACGCTCGATTCGGCGCGCACCCAGGTCGTGATGGAAAGCCTGCTGCAGAGAATCGTCGAAACAGGCGCCGCCGTCGCCATCATCGACATCACGGGTGTGCCGACCGTCGATACGCTCGTTGCGCAACATCTGATGAAAACGGTGGCGGCCGCGCGATTGATGGGAACGGACTGCATCATCAGCGGTATTCGCCCGCAGATTGCGCTGACAGTTGTGCATCTGGGCGTCGATCTGTGCGGCATCACGACCCGCGCATCGCTTTCCGATGCATTCATCGTCGCGCTGCGCATCGCGCAGGCGGCAAGCCCGGGCATCAAGGCGCACAACGCTTAA